The following are encoded in a window of Pectinophora gossypiella chromosome 8, ilPecGoss1.1, whole genome shotgun sequence genomic DNA:
- the LOC126369273 gene encoding uncharacterized protein LOC126369273 has translation MAPRKYLVSEEMIPTLIRKVRSKECLWNPEDYNYNDRFHTLSAWRNIAKEMDIPEDIIKTKWKNLRDLFKREYKKNRCKKLENYTGKWKYFKSMWFIQTPSDYVANGADEENEDNQSRDNDETEGEVNQDKNPFEPVMKFDPPDEPDESQVYIEDADIIPDKRRRFNDGDYDMMYLQSLTPYFSELDPMRKLVVRSKINDLLMTELAAQHASNKQNGRKS, from the exons ATGGCGCCAAGAAAGTATCTCGTCTCTGAAGAAATGATTCCGACGCTCATAAGAAAAGTGAGGAGTAAAGAGTGTCTCTGGAACCCTGAGGATTATAACTATAATGATAGATTTCACACTCTTTCTGCGTGGAGGAATATCGCCAAAGAAATGGATATACCAG AAgatataatcaaaacaaaatggAAAAATCTAAGAGACTTATTCAAAAGGGAGTACAAGAAAAACCGTTGTAAGAAACTAGAGAACTATACCGGAAAATGGAAATATTTCAAATCCATGTGGTTTATACAGACACCATCCGATTACGTAGCCAATGGGGCTGACGAGGAAAATGAAGACAACCAATCACGTGATAATGATGAAACTGAGGGAGAAGTTAATCAGGATAAGAACCCCTTTGAACCTGTCATGAAATTTGATCCACCGGACGAACCCGATGAATCTCAAGTATATATTGAAGATGCAGATATTATTCCTGATAAACGGAGAAGGTTCAACGACGGTGATTACGACATGATGTACCTACAGTCCTTAACGCCTTACTTCAGTGAACTAGATCCGATGAGGAAGCTAGTAGTGAGGAGTAAAATCAATGATCTATTGATGACTGAACTAGCTGCCCAACACGCATCTAACAAACAAAACGGTAGGAAGAGTTAG
- the LOC126369264 gene encoding uncharacterized protein LOC126369264 isoform X3, producing the protein MLQSLLQPRENQRLAVRHERRRAEKRGGGGRRPSQLPLQLGRPMDGDPTPSPDHHRLRNELYVCGKVAALHAVVGSLLLGIVVLVVGLVQLSPGAEAAQHRYYLMGAGAALVGAGILGAVLRCICLHWYNRKFREEAEAEDEHITHKNGVSLVESGHGRDHAQGHHDAHKSDHKTAHDHKNSHDHKNSHEMKEKPKLKTQTSMAREADLIKQPSATSDT; encoded by the exons ATGCTCCAGTCTTTACTACAGCCAAGAGAAAATCAGCGGT TGGCGGTCCGTCATGAGCGGCGACGGGCGGAGAAGCGGGGCGGGGGTGGACGGCGGCCATCGCAGCTGCCGCTGCAGCTCGGGCGGCCCATGGACGGAGACCCCACGCCCTCCCCGGACCATCACCGGCTGAGGAATGAACTCTATGTCTGCGGAAAG GTAGCAGCGCTGCACGCGGTGGTGGGTTCCCTACTCCTCGGCATTGTGGTGTTGGTGGTGGGACTGGTGCAGTTATCACCAGGAGCGGAGGCAGCGCAGCACCGCTACTACTTGATGGGAGCTGGTGCTGCGCTGGTGGGAGCCGGGATACTGGGCGCTGTGCTGAG ATGCATATGCCTCCACTGGTACAACCGCAAGTTCCGCGAAGAAGCCGAAGCAGAAGACGAGCATATCACGCACAAGAATGGAGTCAGTCTCGTTGAGAGTGGCCATGGGCGCGATCACGCGCAGGGCCATCACGACGCCCACAAGTCCGACCATAAGACCGCCCACGACCACAAGAACAGCCATGATCATAAGAACAGCCACGAAATGAAAGAGAAGCCGAAACTCAAGACGCAGACCAGCATGGCTCGTGAGGCCGACCTGATCAAGCAGCCGTCTGCCACCAGCGACACTTAA
- the LOC126369264 gene encoding uncharacterized protein LOC126369264 isoform X2, with protein MLQSLLQPRENQRSKMIGAMPAVAVRHERRRAEKRGGGGRRPSQLPLQLGRPMDGDPTPSPDHHRLRNELYVCGKVAALHAVVGSLLLGIVVLVVGLVQLSPGAEAAQHRYYLMGAGAALVGAGILGAVLRCICLHWYNRKFREEAEAEDEHITHKNGVSLVESGHGRDHAQGHHDAHKSDHKTAHDHKNSHDHKNSHEMKEKPKLKTQTSMAREADLIKQPSATSDT; from the exons ATGCTCCAGTCTTTACTACAGCCAAGAGAAAATCAGCGGT CCAAAATGATCGGTGCGATGCCAGCAGTGGCGGTCCGTCATGAGCGGCGACGGGCGGAGAAGCGGGGCGGGGGTGGACGGCGGCCATCGCAGCTGCCGCTGCAGCTCGGGCGGCCCATGGACGGAGACCCCACGCCCTCCCCGGACCATCACCGGCTGAGGAATGAACTCTATGTCTGCGGAAAG GTAGCAGCGCTGCACGCGGTGGTGGGTTCCCTACTCCTCGGCATTGTGGTGTTGGTGGTGGGACTGGTGCAGTTATCACCAGGAGCGGAGGCAGCGCAGCACCGCTACTACTTGATGGGAGCTGGTGCTGCGCTGGTGGGAGCCGGGATACTGGGCGCTGTGCTGAG ATGCATATGCCTCCACTGGTACAACCGCAAGTTCCGCGAAGAAGCCGAAGCAGAAGACGAGCATATCACGCACAAGAATGGAGTCAGTCTCGTTGAGAGTGGCCATGGGCGCGATCACGCGCAGGGCCATCACGACGCCCACAAGTCCGACCATAAGACCGCCCACGACCACAAGAACAGCCATGATCATAAGAACAGCCACGAAATGAAAGAGAAGCCGAAACTCAAGACGCAGACCAGCATGGCTCGTGAGGCCGACCTGATCAAGCAGCCGTCTGCCACCAGCGACACTTAA